Proteins from one Sphaeramia orbicularis chromosome 17, fSphaOr1.1, whole genome shotgun sequence genomic window:
- the LOC115437490 gene encoding sodium/potassium-transporting ATPase subunit beta-3-like isoform X2: protein MASTEDKPANKENVSSWKDSIYNPRTKEVLGRTASSWALILLFYLIFYCFLAGMFALTMWVMLLTLDDYVPRYRDRVPHPGLVIRPNSMEILFNKSDPLKYSTYVQHLESFLKRYNDTEQEKNEDCPQGEYFLQDDSEDMKKKACRFKRGSLSLCSGLSDTFFGYSEGKPCVLLKMNRIIGLKPGGDPYINCTVKKTDYPVMMSYYPSGGRIDKMYFPYYGKKAHENYVQPLVAVKLLLTKEDYNKELSVECRVEGSDLRNNDERDKYLGRVSFKVKVVE from the exons ATGGCGAGCACCGAGGACAAACCAGCCAACAAGGAGAACGTGTCCAGCTGGAAGGACTCCATCTACAACCCGAGGACCAAGGAGGTGCTGGGTCGCACGGCCAGCAGCTGGG CCCTTATCCTGTTGTTCTACTTGATTTTCTACTGTTTCTTGGCTGGTATGTTTGCCCTGACCATGTGGGTGATGCTGCTCACTCTGGATGACTATGTGCCGAGGTACAGAGACCGGGTCCCCCATCCAGGTT TGGTGATCCGTCCAAATTCTATGGAAATCTTATTCAACAAATCTGATCCACTCAAGTATTCAACGTATGTCCAACACCTGGAGTCCTTCCTGAAAA GATATAATGATACGGAGCAGGAGAAGAACGAGGACTGCCCCCAAGGAGAGTACTTTCTGCAGGACGACAGCGAGGACATGAAAAAGAAAGCTTGTCGTTTCAAGAGGGGCTCCCTGAGTCTCTGCTCCGGCCTTTCAGACACCTTCTTTGGCTATTCTGAGGGAAAACCCTGTGTGCTGCTGAAAATGAATAGG ATCATTGGGCTCAAGCCTGGTGGAGATCCTTACATCAACTGCACAGTCAAG AAAACAGATTACCCAGTCATGATGAGCTATTACCCTAGTGGTGGACGTATTGACAAGATGTATTTCCCTTACTATGGCAAGAAAGCCCAT GAGAATTACGTGCAACCTCTGGTGGCCGTGAAGCTGCTCCTGACCAAGGAAGACTACAACAAGGAGCTGTCGGTGGAATGCAGGGTAGAGGGCTCCGACCTGCGCAACAATGATGAACGGGACAAGTACCTGGGCCGTGTCAGCTTCAAGGTGAAGGTGGTGGAGTAA
- the LOC115437490 gene encoding sodium/potassium-transporting ATPase subunit beta-3-like isoform X1: MASTEDKPANKENVSSWKDSIYNPRTKEVLGRTASSWALILLFYLIFYCFLAGMFALTMWVMLLTLDDYVPRYRDRVPHPGLVIRPNSMEILFNKSDPLKYSTYVQHLESFLKRYNDTEQEKNEDCPQGEYFLQDDSEDMKKKACRFKRGSLSLCSGLSDTFFGYSEGKPCVLLKMNRIIGLKPGGDPYINCTVKKTDYPVMMSYYPSGGRIDKMYFPYYGKKAHENYVQPLVAVKLLLTKEDYNKELSVECRVEGSDLRNNDERDKYLGRVSFKVKVVE; encoded by the exons ATGGCGAGCACCGAGGACAAACCAGCCAACAAGGAGAACGTGTCCAGCTGGAAGGACTCCATCTACAACCCGAGGACCAAGGAGGTGCTGGGTCGCACGGCCAGCAGCTGGG CCCTTATCCTGTTGTTCTACTTGATTTTCTACTGTTTCTTGGCTGGTATGTTTGCCCTGACCATGTGGGTGATGCTGCTCACTCTGGATGACTATGTGCCGAGGTACAGAGACCGGGTCCCCCATCCAG GACTGGTGATCCGTCCAAATTCTATGGAAATCTTATTCAACAAATCTGATCCACTCAAGTATTCAACGTATGTCCAACACCTGGAGTCCTTCCTGAAAA GATATAATGATACGGAGCAGGAGAAGAACGAGGACTGCCCCCAAGGAGAGTACTTTCTGCAGGACGACAGCGAGGACATGAAAAAGAAAGCTTGTCGTTTCAAGAGGGGCTCCCTGAGTCTCTGCTCCGGCCTTTCAGACACCTTCTTTGGCTATTCTGAGGGAAAACCCTGTGTGCTGCTGAAAATGAATAGG ATCATTGGGCTCAAGCCTGGTGGAGATCCTTACATCAACTGCACAGTCAAG AAAACAGATTACCCAGTCATGATGAGCTATTACCCTAGTGGTGGACGTATTGACAAGATGTATTTCCCTTACTATGGCAAGAAAGCCCAT GAGAATTACGTGCAACCTCTGGTGGCCGTGAAGCTGCTCCTGACCAAGGAAGACTACAACAAGGAGCTGTCGGTGGAATGCAGGGTAGAGGGCTCCGACCTGCGCAACAATGATGAACGGGACAAGTACCTGGGCCGTGTCAGCTTCAAGGTGAAGGTGGTGGAGTAA